DNA from bacterium:
ATCTTCCCGCGCCGCGGAGGCCGCCAGGCGCTCGGCGATCTCGACGACCTGCCGCTCGCCCATGCCGTAGACCAGGATGTCGGCGCGGGCGTCCAGGACGAGGGAGCGGCGCACCCGGTCGTCCCAGTAGTCGTAATGCGCGAGACGGCGCAGGCTCGCCTCCAGCCCGCCCAGGACGATCGGCACGCCCGGGCAGGCCTCGCGCGCGCGGTTGGCGTAGACGATCGCCGCGCGGTCGGGCCGCAGCCCGGCCCGGCCGCCGGGACTGAAGTCGTCCGACCGGCGGCGCCGCTTGTTCGCCGAGAGGTTGGCGATCATCGAGTCGACGTTGCCGCCGGTGATCCCGAAGAAGAGACGCGGCCGGCCCAGCGCGGCGAAATCGCCGGCGTCGCGCCAGTCCGGCTGGGCGATGACGCCCACACGCCAGCCGTGCCGCTCCAGGAGCCGGCCCACCAGCGCCACGCCGAAGGCGGGGTGATCGACGTAGGCGTCGCCGCTCACCAGAACGATGTCGCACGCGTCCCAGCCGAGCGCGGCCATCTCCGGCCGGCTCATCGGCAGGAAGGGGGCGGCGGCA
Protein-coding regions in this window:
- a CDS encoding YgiQ family radical SAM protein — protein: MPSIPAAPAAAAPFLPMSRPEMAALGWDACDIVLVSGDAYVDHPAFGVALVGRLLERHGWRVGVIAQPDWRDAGDFAALGRPRLFFGITGGNVDSMIANLSANKRRRRSDDFSPGGRAGLRPDRAAIVYANRAREACPGVPIVLGGLEASLRRLAHYDYWDDRVRRSLVLDARADILVYGMGERQVVEIAERLAASAARED